The following proteins are encoded in a genomic region of Candidatus Neomarinimicrobiota bacterium:
- a CDS encoding type II toxin-antitoxin system death-on-curing family toxin, with amino-acid sequence MRNIPTTAEVLTIHKYLIQEFGGKAGLRDLASLESALGRLTSGYYSSIEEEAAALMESLSQNHPFIDGNKRVSFFTTDTFLRMNGYFINCDDEEAFSFFQSLFDNQAFNFEHLIVWLRDHLEKLP; translated from the coding sequence GTGAGAAATATTCCAACAACCGCTGAAGTTTTGACAATTCACAAATATCTGATCCAGGAGTTCGGAGGCAAGGCTGGTTTGAGAGATTTAGCTTCATTAGAGTCTGCACTCGGTCGACTCACATCAGGCTACTACTCAAGCATTGAAGAAGAGGCTGCTGCGTTGATGGAAAGTCTTTCACAAAATCATCCTTTCATTGACGGCAACAAGCGTGTCTCCTTTTTTACAACGGATACTTTTTTGAGAATGAATGGATATTTTATCAATTGTGACGATGAGGAAGCCTTCTCTTTTTTTCAATCTTTGTTTGATAATCAGGCATTTAATTTCGAACATTTAATTGTGTGGCTACGTGATCATCTTGAGAAATTGCCATAA
- a CDS encoding type II toxin-antitoxin system RelB/DinJ family antitoxin, giving the protein MSKSTTVRAMMDPKKKEKVNHILGRLGLNHSEAINIYYSLIEEYKGLPFPLSLPDSGTDSEITSELRPEVLKHLKMSVRKNHRLGQLLAQ; this is encoded by the coding sequence ATGAGTAAATCAACAACGGTTAGAGCAATGATGGATCCCAAGAAAAAGGAGAAGGTAAATCATATCCTTGGACGACTAGGATTGAATCATTCTGAAGCCATTAACATCTACTATAGCTTGATAGAAGAATACAAGGGATTGCCTTTTCCACTTTCGTTACCAGATTCTGGAACAGATTCTGAGATCACAAGTGAGCTTCGACCGGAGGTCTTGAAGCATTTGAAGATGAGCGTTAGGAAAAATCACCGCTTAGGACAGTTGCTCGCGCAGTGA